Part of the Macrobrachium nipponense isolate FS-2020 chromosome 19, ASM1510439v2, whole genome shotgun sequence genome, aattaaataaataaataaataataataaatgactaaataaataaataaataaatttttttgaaaataaatagttCACCCTATAGGTTTcacatatgatgatgataatattaaaaataaatataaactatcatttttTAGAATGTCTTTTATTGATTCTCACAATGAATACACCATTTACACAGCTGTAGGTCAATGGAATGAATGACATACACAGTATACACACTGCGTATACACCCGAATAAAATCAATGAGTGAATAATggcgaataaataaaaaaaaactttcataaggaTTCAGGAGACAGCGAGAGTCCTTCACAGACTTCCTATTTCCTGTCGTCATCCTCGTCGGAGTCGAAGGATCCCTGCTGGCCGTTGGCCCTGACGCCGAAGGCGCTGACGGGAACGGCGTTGGACTCTAGGACTCTGTAGCCGTCCTCGTCGGCGACGTACCTGACGAAGAACTCGACGCCTTCGGGAGAGGTCCAGctgtggaggaggaagaggaggaggagggaattaGTTATATATctactttgtattattattaagacagacagagagagagagagagagagagagagagagagagagagagagagagagagagatcttcttcaGGTCCAATCTGTAAGATCCAGTGATGACCTGGAGGTCATCATcaatatcttgagagagagagagagagagagagagagagagagagagagagagagagagagagagaggcatatcctCTTCGGGTCCTACCTGTAACTTCCAGTGATGAcctgatcatcatcatcaatatcttgagagagagagagagagagatccctcttCAGGTCTTACCTGTAACTTCCAGTGATGACCTGGTCATCATCAATATTTTGCTCATGATGGATGTCATCCAGGTCCAGGTCTAGGACGGAGTCAGGTCGCGCCAGGGTCACGGTGGCAACGAGACCCAAGAGAACGaacagctgaggaagaagaagaagaagaagaataaggaaaacaaa contains:
- the LOC135212460 gene encoding uncharacterized protein LOC135212460 yields the protein MKFSLFVLLGLVATVTLARPDSVLDLDLDDIHHEQNIDDDQVITGSYSWTSPEGVEFFVRYVADEDGYRVLESNAVPVSAFGVRANGQQGSFDSDEDDDRK